The following coding sequences lie in one Trichoderma breve strain T069 chromosome 1, whole genome shotgun sequence genomic window:
- a CDS encoding endomembrane protein 70 domain-containing protein: MTSTRKTGLRGLFWLLLLSPSTAFYIPGWSIKSYKDGELVPLMVNKVYSDNTQLQYAYNDLPFTCSPTGDHKAGGGLLSGQSVPLNLGEVLRGDRIITSDMELAMAKDTPCTLLCNKEMSRRDMRWSKELIRDGYVAEWIVDNLPGATSFVTADKTRKYYASGFKLGYTEASTKTGKLHYYLNNHHTIVIKYRRASGRAGDRGEKVVVGFEVYPKSVGNGNKKDSVGCPADIQNVDEPFELYIAPNRTSDASLKYDGLSYRPNELEDDDSSPGSLNIPYTYSVYFREDDSIEWAHRWDLYFVNQEDGTRIHWMAIINSLIICGLLTGIVMIILARTIHSDINKGISAEEGKAKAKRAAKPKGEKTSGLLSQGTDADKDDDDDLSDEGEALEEATGWKLLHGDVFRKPRLGILLAPLVGSGMQLFFMAMGLVSLGALGVLNPSFRGGFISVGVGLFIFAGLFSGYFSARVFKSFDGADYRANALVTALLFPGLTFGLVFILNLFVWAQASSTAIPFGTLVAILLLWLCVQVPLVYAGSHHGFHKAGAWEHPTKTTTIPRQVPRQAWYSKSIQAVLLAGLIPFAVIFIELLFVFQSIWQDKSGYYYVFGFLAVVSAILVVTIAEVTIVTIYAQLCAENYHWWWQSFFVGGASAFWVFLYSLWYYFFKLHISGFVSSMLFFAYSFMACCVYGLLTGTIGFLSAYAFVRRIYSAIKVD; encoded by the exons ATGACTAGCACACGGAAGACTGGCCTCCGCGGCCTGTTTTGGCTGTTGCTCTTGTCACCGTCAACGGCATTTTATATCCCTG GTTGGTCGATCAAGAGCTACAAGGACGGCGAACTGGTGCCTCTGATGGTCAACAAGGTCTATTCTGACAACACGCAGCTGCAATATGCGTACAACGACTTACCATTTACCTGTTCTCCGACAGGGGACCACAAGGCTGGCGGCGGTTTACTGAGCGGCCAGAGCGTGCCTTTGAATCTGGGAGAGGTGCTGCGTGGCGACCGCATCATTACATCCGACATGGAACTTGCCATGGCGAAGGATACGCCGTGTACATTGCTCTGTAATAAGGAAATGTCACGCCGTGATATGCGCTGGTCGAAGGAGCTGATCCGAGATGGATACGTCGCCGAATGGATCGTGGACAACCTTCCCGGCGCAACCAGCTTCGTCACTGCCGACAAGACGCGCAAGTATTACGCTTCTGGTTTCAAGCTGGGGTATACCGAGGCCTCAACAAAGACGGGCAAGCTTCACTACTATCTTAACAACCACCACACAATTGTCATTAAGTACCGCAGAGCATCAGGTCGAGCTGGCGATCGTGGCGAGAAGGTTGTTGTGGGGTTTGAAGTTTATCCCAAGAGTGTTGGAAACggaaacaaaaaggataGTGTGGGATGTCCCGCAGATATTCAGAATGTCGACGAGCCCTTTGAGTTATACATCGCTCCTAACAGGACGTCTGACGCGTCATTGAAATATGATGGCCTATCATACCGCCCTAATGAATTAGAAGACGATGACAGCAGCCCCGGTTCTCTGAATATCCCTTATACCTATTCTGTCTATTTTCGCGAGGATGATAGCATCGAATGGGCTCACCGCTGGGATCTCTACTTTGTGAACCAGGAAGATGGCACACGTATTCACTGGATGGCTATCATCAACTCGCTCATTATCTGTGGGCTGCTGACGGGAATTGTCATGATCATCCTCGCCAGGACTATCCATTCCGATATCAACAAGGGTATCTCAGCGGAAGAAggaaaggccaaggccaagagagcGGCCAAGCCTAAGGGAGAGAAAACCTCGGGTTTGCTGAGTCAGGGAACAGATGCCGAcaaagatgacgatgatgacctATCGGATGAGGGCGAGGCCCTGGAAGAGGCTACCGGTTGGAAGCTGCTTCATGGAGATGTGTTTCGGAAGCCACGGCTTGGAATCCTCCTAGCACCTCTTGTTGGGTCCGGTatgcagctcttcttcatggccatgggGTTAGTTTCGCTCGGTGCTTTAGGCGTCTTGAATCCAAGCTTCCGAGGCGGTTTCATCAGCGTTGGAGTGGGCCTGTTTATCTTTGCAGGACTCTTCTCTGGCTACTTTTCTGCCCGCGTCTTCAAGAGCTTCGATGGAGCCGACTATCGTGCAAACGCACTTGTTACAGCATTACTGTTTCCTGGCCTCACATTTGGGCTTGTCTTTATCCTCAACCTCTTTGTATGGGCTCAGGCATCAAGCACTGCAATACCGTTCGGCACACTTGTAGCCATTCTGCTTCTCTGGCTCTGTGTGCAGGTGCCGCTCGTGTATGCGGGATCTCACCATGGCTTTCACAAGGCCGGTGCTTGGGAGCATCCGACCAAGACGACAACGATCCCTCGGCAGGTTCCTCGGCAAGCCTGGTACAGTAAATCAATCCAGGCAGTCCTTTTGGCAGGATTGATTCCTTTTGCTGTCATCTTTATCGAATTGTTGTTTGTGTTCCAATCCATATGGCAGGACAAAAGCGGCTACTACTATGTTTTTGGATTCTTAGCGGTGGTATCGGCCATTCTAGTTGTTACTATTGCGGAGGTGACCATTGTGACCATCTACGCCCAGCTCTGCGCGGAAAACTACCACTGGTGGTGGCAGTCATTCTTCGTTGGAGGCGCAAGCGCATTTTGGGTCTTTCTTTATTCCCTCTGGTACTATTTCTTCAAGCTGCATATCAGCGGCTTCGTGAGCAGCATGCTGTTTTTTGCCTACAGTTTTATGGCGTGCTGTGTGTATGGACTATTGACGGGTACCATTGGATTCTTGAGCGCATATGCGTTTGTGCGAAGGATATACAG TGCAATCAAAGTAGACTGA
- a CDS encoding pyridoxal-dependent decarboxylase conserved domain-containing protein: protein MNTDQFRVAAKAAVDEIANYYDNISDHRVVADVEPGYLRPLLPASAPLDPEPWESIQADIQSKILPGITHWQSPGFMAFFPCSSSYPAAIAEMYSNAFNGAHFNWICSPAVTELETIVMDWLAQALGLPECFLSGGPTHGGGVLHGSASEAILTVMVAARDKYLNEATAHLPEGEEKEEETWRLRSKLVALGSAGAHSSTKKAAQVLGVRFDTVPVSEENGFSMTGEALAKKLDQLKAKGLEPFYLTATLGTTDVCAVDDFASIAKALAPRAGKPGEVWVHVDAAYAGAALLLDENKPLAKPMAEFHSFNYNPHKWMLTTFDCSAVWVRARGHLINALSIKPPYLRNQYSDNELVTDYRDWQIPLGRRFRSLKLWFVLRSYGIRGLQAHIRNGVTLGESLEAKLATRPDLLTIFTKARFGLVSFRAKGDSEEQINSRTEKLYEAINASGLFYLTSTVVNGHFAIRVCTGVAAVREEHVQKLFDLLVETVEGQLKLE, encoded by the exons ATGAATACAGACCAGTTTCGGGTGGCGGCCAAAGCGGCAGTCGATGAGA TCGCCAACTACTATGACAACATCTCTGATCATCGAGTTGTTGCTGATGTTGAGCCCGGCTATCTGAGGCCGCTCCTCCCTGCCTCAGCGCCCCTGGACCCTGAGCCATGGGAGTCCATTCAAGCCGACATCCAGTCCAAGATTCTGCCAGGAATCACTCACTGGCAGTCTCCCGGATTCATGGCCTTCTTCCCTTGCTCAAGCAGTTATCCTGCTGCAATTGCCGAAATGTATTCCAACGCTTTCAACGGTGCTCACTTCAACTGGATCTGCTCCCCCGCCGTCACTGAGTTGGAGACTATTGTGATGGATTGGTTGGCTCAGGCTTTGGGACTGCCTGAATGTTTCCTGAGCGGCGGGCCGACTCACGGTGGTGGCGTGCTTCACGGAAGTGCTAGCGAGGCTATTCTGACGGTCATGGTTGCAGCTAGAGACAAGTACCTGAACGAGGCAACGGCTCACTTgcccgagggcgaggagaaggaggaggaaactTGGAGGCTTCGCAGCAAGCTTGTCGCCCTGGGAAGCGCAGGCGCACACTCTAGCACCAAGAAGGCCGCACAGGTTCTGGGAGTGCGATTCGACACTGTGCCGGTGTCGGAGGAGAATGGCTTTTCGATGACGGGTGAAGCTCTGGCAAAGAAGCTCGATCAGCTCAAGGCAAAGGGCCTGGAGCCATTCTACTTGACAGCCACTCTAGGAACGACGGACGTCTGTGCCGTCGACGACTTcgccagcatcgccaaggcTCTGGCCCCAAGAGCTGGAAAGCCGGGCGAGGTCTGGGTCCACGTCGATGCTGCCTATGCTGGTGCGGCGCTGCTCCTCGACGAGAACAAGCCCCTTGCGAAGCCCATGGCTGAATTCCACTCCTTCAACTACAACCCGCACAAATGGATGCTGACGACATTTGACTGCTCTGCGGTGTGGGTTCGTGCTCGTGGACATCTCATCAACGCTCTCAGCATCAAGCCCCCCTATCTGCGGAACCAGTACAGCGACAACGAGCTCGTCACCGACTACCGCGACTGGCAGATCCCCCTGGGCCGACGATTCCGCTCCCTGAAGCTGTGGTTCGTCCTCCGCAGCTACGGCATCCGCGGCCTGCAAGCACACATCCGCAACGGCGTCACCCTGGGCGAGTCTCTGGAAGCCAAGCTCGCGACGCGGCCGGACCtcctcaccatcttcaccaaggCGCGCTTCGGGCTGGTGTCGTTCCGGGCCAAGGGTGATAGCGAAGAGCAGATCAACAGCCGGACGGAGAAGCTGTACGAGGCGATTAACGCGAGTGGCTTGTTTTACTTGACGAGCACGGTGGTGAATGGACACTTTGCGATTAGAGTGTGCACGGGAGTGGCGGCTGTTAGGGAGGAGCATGTGCAGAAGCTGTTTGACTTGTTGGTTGAGACGGTTGAGGGGCAGTTGAAGTTGGAGTAA